One Gordonia zhaorongruii DNA segment encodes these proteins:
- a CDS encoding protein jag — MTGEAAQAPVEPEEVAADTVDDEDDHLVEEGEIAGDYLEQLLDVLDFDGDIDLDVDGDRAVVSIDGGKDLNKLVGRDGEVLDALQELTRLAVQQSTGDRSRLMLDVSSWRADRRDRLAGVGTEVAERVRDSGERESLDPMTPFERKIVHDAVAAVDGVYSESEGAEPKRRVVVIKE; from the coding sequence ATGACAGGTGAAGCTGCACAGGCACCGGTCGAACCCGAAGAAGTCGCCGCCGACACCGTGGATGACGAAGACGATCACCTCGTCGAGGAAGGCGAGATCGCGGGTGACTACCTCGAGCAGTTGCTCGATGTACTCGATTTCGACGGTGACATCGATCTGGACGTGGATGGCGACCGCGCCGTTGTCAGCATCGACGGCGGCAAGGATCTCAACAAGCTGGTCGGGCGCGATGGCGAGGTCCTGGACGCACTGCAGGAGTTGACCCGCCTCGCGGTGCAGCAGTCGACGGGTGACCGCAGCCGGCTGATGCTCGATGTCAGTAGCTGGCGTGCCGATCGCCGCGATCGGCTCGCCGGCGTCGGAACCGAGGTCGCGGAGCGCGTGCGTGACAGTGGAGAGCGCGAGTCGCTCGACCCGATGACCCCCTTCGAACGCAAGATCGTGCATGACGCGGTGGCTGCTGTCGACGGTGTCTACAGTGAGAGCGAAGGCGCTGAGCCCAAGCGGCGGGTGGTCGTCATCAAGGAGTGA